The Fimbriimonas ginsengisoli Gsoil 348 genome window below encodes:
- a CDS encoding alkaline phosphatase family protein, translated as MGAGKILVIGAVVAGLGASALTLLSRRDDKRRIVTGKYISPQGEQTEVGSFPINIALSPDRRYFVVTNVGFRQQLSVLDSVTGKLLSRTQFLARAKQDKALYYGLAFRQEGSRTLLYASQGSEDVVGVFELSSDGQLERVSRFADPPPAYKNKIPHHVAGVAVSADGRTLFAVNNQSHAENGFTGSVSFIDTGNGTVTKEVKVPAFPYSVVAVVRGPMAGKRIYVSCERDGVVASIDTESGAVTTIRTGGGPTSLLLNRDNTALYVSNSNGDTVSALDVATNRVTDTLLLRQGDLRGIPGATPLGMVLAPDQETLYVALGDMNAVAVVDVKAHRVRGLVDAGWYPTAVALSPDGRHLFVANAKGVQTRNPNDKPVRDWGQYHPNIIEGTVSHLLLSDVEKGLAASTARVLDNNLATGHAATAISRQFTRPPVKHVVYVIKENRTYDQVFGDISRANGDASLCLFPREVTPNQHALADRFALLDNFYVCAEVSADGWNWSTSGMGNAYTERNVPYNYSGRGRAYDFEGTNNGTSVDLEGMRDVATSAGGYLWDQAAKARKSYRNYGFFVEGKPGKAGEAEHEEATKRALTRQTCTDFREFDMAYPDSDAWRKLGVAPAPRQLKAYGSHKDGCRMDTFHREFNAYVAKGEFPSLVTIRLPRNHTVGTADGMGSARAMVADNDYAVGQLVDLISHSPFWKDTVICVLEDDAQAGFDHVDCHRSPALVISPYIERGKLDSRFYNTDSMLRTIELLIGLRPMNTYDVIAPPIDVFSGRAANMDPYAAILPAKEIVGEVNRRDAYRSRDSARLISRMSEESLADFELNDILWGSIKGANAPRPQLRGVRWNARDLD; from the coding sequence ATGGGGGCAGGGAAGATTCTTGTAATCGGCGCCGTCGTAGCCGGATTAGGGGCGAGCGCGCTTACTTTGCTGAGCAGAAGGGACGACAAGCGGCGCATCGTGACCGGCAAATACATCTCGCCACAGGGCGAACAGACCGAGGTCGGCAGCTTTCCGATTAATATTGCGTTAAGTCCGGATCGGAGATATTTCGTCGTCACCAACGTCGGATTTCGGCAGCAGCTCTCGGTGCTCGATTCGGTCACCGGAAAGCTCTTGAGCCGAACTCAGTTCTTGGCTCGGGCCAAGCAGGATAAGGCGCTTTACTACGGTCTGGCTTTTCGCCAGGAAGGTAGCCGTACGCTCCTTTATGCTTCGCAAGGGTCGGAAGACGTCGTCGGCGTCTTCGAGCTCTCCTCCGACGGTCAGCTCGAAAGGGTCTCTCGGTTCGCCGATCCTCCCCCCGCCTACAAGAACAAGATTCCACACCATGTGGCCGGCGTCGCCGTCAGCGCCGACGGCCGCACGCTCTTCGCCGTGAATAACCAGAGCCACGCCGAGAACGGCTTCACCGGCTCGGTTAGCTTCATCGATACCGGGAATGGAACGGTGACGAAAGAAGTGAAGGTCCCGGCGTTCCCGTATTCGGTAGTTGCGGTCGTTCGCGGCCCGATGGCGGGGAAGCGGATCTATGTCAGTTGCGAGCGCGACGGGGTCGTCGCCTCGATCGATACCGAGTCGGGCGCCGTCACTACCATCCGGACCGGCGGCGGGCCGACTTCACTGTTGCTGAACCGGGATAACACCGCCCTATACGTTTCCAACTCGAATGGAGACACCGTTTCTGCCCTCGACGTCGCCACCAATCGCGTAACGGATACTCTGCTGCTCCGGCAAGGGGACCTACGCGGCATACCGGGCGCGACTCCGCTCGGGATGGTGCTCGCTCCAGATCAGGAGACCCTTTACGTCGCCTTGGGCGACATGAATGCGGTAGCCGTAGTCGACGTCAAGGCCCACCGGGTCCGCGGACTGGTCGACGCCGGCTGGTATCCCACCGCAGTAGCGCTCTCTCCCGATGGACGACACCTGTTCGTCGCCAACGCCAAGGGCGTCCAAACCAGAAATCCGAACGACAAGCCGGTCCGCGACTGGGGTCAATACCATCCGAACATCATCGAAGGCACGGTTTCTCACCTGCTCCTCAGCGACGTGGAGAAAGGTTTGGCCGCTTCAACCGCCCGTGTGTTGGATAACAACCTCGCGACCGGCCATGCGGCCACGGCGATTAGCCGGCAATTCACACGCCCGCCGGTGAAGCACGTGGTTTACGTCATTAAAGAGAACCGGACGTACGATCAGGTGTTCGGCGACATATCCCGGGCAAACGGGGACGCCAGCCTTTGCTTGTTCCCTCGGGAGGTCACGCCGAACCAACACGCCCTCGCCGACCGGTTCGCGCTGCTCGACAACTTCTACGTCTGCGCCGAGGTTTCGGCGGACGGCTGGAACTGGTCGACCTCCGGCATGGGCAATGCATATACGGAGCGGAACGTGCCGTACAACTACAGCGGTCGCGGCCGCGCCTACGATTTCGAAGGAACGAACAACGGAACCTCCGTCGATCTGGAAGGAATGCGCGACGTTGCCACCTCCGCCGGCGGATACCTCTGGGATCAGGCGGCGAAAGCCCGCAAGTCGTACCGAAACTACGGGTTCTTCGTGGAAGGGAAGCCGGGGAAGGCCGGCGAGGCCGAACATGAAGAGGCGACAAAGCGGGCGTTGACCCGTCAGACCTGCACCGACTTTCGGGAGTTCGATATGGCGTACCCGGACAGCGACGCTTGGCGAAAGCTCGGCGTCGCCCCGGCGCCCCGGCAACTCAAGGCGTATGGTTCCCACAAGGATGGTTGCCGAATGGACACGTTCCACCGCGAGTTCAACGCCTACGTGGCAAAAGGAGAGTTTCCGTCGCTCGTCACCATTCGACTGCCGCGCAACCACACCGTGGGAACCGCCGATGGAATGGGCTCCGCACGCGCAATGGTGGCGGACAACGATTACGCGGTCGGCCAACTGGTCGACCTGATCAGTCACAGCCCGTTTTGGAAAGACACCGTCATCTGTGTTCTCGAAGACGACGCGCAGGCCGGTTTCGACCATGTCGACTGCCACCGCTCACCTGCCCTGGTTATCAGTCCGTACATCGAGCGTGGGAAGCTCGACAGCCGTTTCTACAACACCGACAGCATGCTGCGAACGATCGAGCTGCTGATCGGCCTGAGGCCGATGAACACCTATGACGTCATTGCCCCGCCGATCGACGTCTTTAGTGGTCGGGCCGCAAACATGGACCCGTACGCGGCTATCTTGCCCGCAAAGGAGATCGTCGGGGAAGTGAACCGGCGCGATGCCTATCGATCGAGGGATAGCGCGCGGCTTATCAGCCGGATGAGCGAGGAGTCGTTGGCCGACTTCGAGTTAAACGACATTCTTTGGGGCTCCATCAAGGGAGCTAACGCGCCCAGGCCACAATTACGAGGGGTAAGGTGGAACGCTAGGGATTTAGACTGA
- a CDS encoding diguanylate cyclase produces MKQEGTAEDVSPEPTPYVPRLIASNNMLEALLESMPFIAFVKDENSRYLYANLEFERLMERPRSEIVGATDSDLFSEEGARRNVRNDRQVLATGEVLRTNETLQPGGVPREFTSVKFAFEVGGRRLVGGMVYDVTEQRRIQRAVTDSQARLKAALEAGYDAFFILDAVRDDRHEIVDFVIVDVNRNGERVLERTRWELVGHRLTVLLPERAEAGIIGRFARVLETRTPSEEEFTMVNKAGETQWYRNQVVPLGEGIAITLREITGQKQADAMARQHTQVLENSLGGIALVSKEGLFTFVNGEFCRMLGMVPEELVGQPWDVAVRTDDLPKAQNAAEQLAQLPRVELEVRGRRQDKATLVMRCVFISVSRDAEPDGFYFFAMDVTEQRRYERMLEEANVRLREQAATDALTGVRNRREFDLRLEQEIIEAKRYERDLAVVMMDVDKFKAFNDEFGHPAGDDVLRRVAGIVVMAARGIDVVARYGGEEFVVLLPDTDLNGARQLAERFRRALEGASWPLRQITASFGCAALGEGKSNPESLIAAADRALYAAKAEGRNRVCVEE; encoded by the coding sequence TTGAAACAAGAGGGAACAGCCGAAGATGTCTCGCCGGAGCCGACCCCCTATGTTCCGCGCCTTATCGCGTCTAACAACATGTTGGAGGCGCTTCTCGAATCAATGCCCTTTATCGCCTTCGTAAAGGACGAAAACAGCCGCTATTTGTACGCCAACCTTGAGTTCGAGCGGCTAATGGAGCGCCCAAGATCTGAAATCGTCGGGGCTACCGATAGTGACCTCTTCAGTGAGGAAGGCGCGCGCCGCAATGTCAGGAACGATCGTCAAGTACTGGCGACCGGGGAAGTGCTTCGCACCAACGAAACCCTCCAGCCTGGCGGAGTTCCCAGGGAATTCACATCGGTCAAGTTCGCCTTTGAGGTGGGCGGGCGGCGTCTCGTCGGCGGAATGGTTTACGATGTCACCGAGCAGCGTCGCATCCAGCGGGCGGTTACCGACAGCCAGGCGCGGTTAAAAGCGGCCTTGGAAGCCGGCTACGACGCGTTCTTTATTTTGGACGCCGTCCGCGACGATAGGCATGAAATCGTGGATTTCGTGATCGTCGACGTGAACCGAAATGGCGAGCGGGTTCTCGAGCGGACTCGCTGGGAGCTCGTCGGACATCGACTTACCGTGCTCCTGCCGGAGCGCGCCGAGGCGGGAATCATCGGCCGTTTCGCAAGGGTCCTCGAAACTCGCACCCCCTCCGAGGAAGAGTTCACGATGGTGAATAAGGCGGGAGAGACGCAGTGGTATCGCAACCAAGTCGTCCCGCTCGGCGAGGGGATCGCGATTACGCTTCGGGAGATCACCGGTCAAAAACAGGCCGACGCGATGGCCCGCCAGCACACCCAGGTACTCGAGAATTCCCTCGGTGGAATCGCGTTGGTATCCAAGGAAGGCCTCTTTACATTTGTCAACGGAGAGTTCTGCCGGATGCTCGGGATGGTCCCCGAAGAGCTGGTTGGCCAGCCCTGGGATGTCGCCGTGCGAACCGACGACTTACCAAAGGCCCAGAACGCCGCCGAACAGCTCGCCCAATTGCCTCGCGTTGAGCTAGAGGTCCGCGGACGGCGGCAAGATAAGGCCACCTTGGTTATGCGCTGCGTCTTCATCTCCGTTTCTCGCGACGCGGAGCCAGACGGCTTTTATTTCTTCGCAATGGACGTTACCGAGCAGCGGCGTTACGAACGGATGCTGGAGGAGGCTAATGTTCGACTCCGAGAGCAGGCCGCCACCGACGCCTTGACCGGTGTTCGTAATCGCCGAGAATTCGACCTTCGCCTCGAGCAAGAGATCATCGAAGCAAAGCGATACGAGCGGGACCTTGCCGTTGTGATGATGGATGTCGACAAATTCAAGGCCTTCAACGACGAGTTCGGCCACCCGGCCGGCGACGACGTGCTTCGCCGGGTCGCGGGGATCGTGGTGATGGCGGCCCGCGGCATCGACGTAGTAGCCCGTTACGGCGGGGAAGAGTTCGTGGTCCTCCTGCCCGACACCGATCTAAACGGTGCTCGGCAACTCGCGGAGCGTTTCCGGCGCGCCCTCGAGGGTGCGAGCTGGCCGTTGCGGCAAATCACCGCCAGTTTCGGGTGCGCCGCTCTTGGAGAGGGGAAATCGAATCCGGAGAGCCTTATCGCGGCCGCCGATCGCGCTCTCTACGCCGCCAAGGCTGAAGGACGCAATCGAGTTTGCGTAGAGGAATAA
- a CDS encoding glycine-rich domain-containing protein — translation MTLNENQSELWTKLASFQIDETGQILGFRGRLARENGWSHPYTHRVVEEYRKFLFLCFAAGHPCSPSDQVDQAWHLHLTYTRSYWDRLCGQVLPGPLHHEPTKGGPEESAKFDDWYDRTLESYRRLFDCEPPIDIWPPTESRFGKPLPERTTAEYWMIPKARAKRAFAFLSLFGIATGAAVGCGETGDAETIVPLLMMAAFVAVILFLIAFLPKTGWKGAGGPEGVGTSRAGVAPMEEAPATDITAEVTGDMAATGAEDTDVADMGAAGMDVEAADAAADINPS, via the coding sequence ATGACACTAAACGAAAACCAGAGTGAGCTCTGGACGAAGCTCGCGAGCTTCCAAATCGACGAAACGGGACAGATCCTTGGCTTCCGTGGACGCCTGGCACGAGAAAACGGCTGGAGCCACCCCTACACCCACCGGGTGGTCGAAGAGTATCGAAAGTTTCTTTTCCTCTGCTTTGCCGCTGGACACCCCTGCAGCCCTTCCGACCAGGTGGACCAGGCTTGGCACCTTCACCTGACCTACACTCGCTCCTATTGGGATCGCCTATGCGGTCAAGTCCTTCCAGGGCCGCTGCACCACGAGCCGACGAAGGGAGGACCGGAAGAAAGCGCGAAGTTCGACGACTGGTACGACCGAACACTGGAGTCGTACCGGAGGCTATTCGACTGCGAACCGCCGATCGACATCTGGCCTCCGACCGAGTCGAGGTTCGGGAAGCCGCTTCCCGAACGAACGACAGCAGAATATTGGATGATCCCCAAGGCCCGCGCGAAGCGGGCCTTCGCTTTTCTCAGCCTCTTCGGGATCGCCACCGGAGCGGCGGTGGGATGCGGCGAGACCGGGGACGCGGAGACGATCGTGCCGCTGCTGATGATGGCGGCGTTCGTCGCGGTGATCCTCTTCTTAATCGCCTTCTTACCCAAGACCGGTTGGAAGGGGGCGGGGGGGCCGGAGGGAGTTGGGACCTCTCGGGCGGGTGTGGCTCCGATGGAGGAAGCCCCAGCGACGGACATCACGGCGGAGGTGACGGGGGACATGGCGGCCACGGGTGCGGAGGACACGGATGTGGCGGACATGGGTGCGGCGGGCATGGATGTGGAGGCGGCGGATGCGGCGGCGGACATTAACCCATCCTAG
- a CDS encoding bifunctional folylpolyglutamate synthase/dihydrofolate synthase has protein sequence MTYQEALDYIASLAPRGWRLGLDRMGAFCEAAGLSETLRSINYVHIAGTNGKGSTTAFTQSLLVEAGKRTGAFFSPYVVDPRERVQFGRSMIGKEELAEVTEALIPIAEQFTETEFGGITEFEFKTAVGFEYWRRKKCDWVALEVGLGGRYDATNVVTPAVSVITSIGLDHVAILGSTLAAIAREKAGIIKPGVPVVVGILPPEAMEVVEEVAADCGSQIWRYGREVLWERSGTVVTPAGHYDGLVPGLKGDIQRHNLALAIAALDAARVRLDPEPARLGASRAFAPGRFQVVEALGTTFVFDGAHNTEAARNLTEVFQSDFCFFGARIVTNMVRGHELDDFYREILPIIQTAHVVPIGVPRAYPVEETLSAIRQLGKSAQGHETLEEGLKAAALEAGPDELVLVTGSYYLVGEALRLLLP, from the coding sequence ATGACGTACCAAGAAGCGCTCGACTACATCGCCTCGCTCGCTCCACGGGGCTGGCGGCTTGGTCTTGACCGGATGGGAGCCTTCTGCGAGGCCGCTGGGCTTTCGGAGACGCTTCGATCTATCAACTACGTCCACATCGCCGGTACGAACGGAAAGGGATCGACTACCGCCTTCACGCAGTCGCTTCTGGTCGAAGCAGGGAAGCGAACCGGCGCCTTCTTCTCCCCCTACGTCGTCGATCCCCGCGAGCGTGTTCAGTTCGGACGATCGATGATCGGCAAGGAGGAACTGGCCGAGGTGACCGAGGCGCTTATCCCGATCGCGGAGCAGTTCACCGAGACCGAGTTTGGGGGGATCACCGAGTTTGAATTTAAGACCGCTGTCGGCTTCGAATATTGGCGCCGGAAGAAATGCGACTGGGTCGCGCTCGAAGTCGGCTTGGGAGGCCGGTACGATGCCACGAATGTAGTGACGCCGGCGGTAAGCGTGATTACCAGCATAGGACTCGATCACGTCGCGATCCTCGGGAGCACGTTGGCAGCGATCGCCAGAGAGAAAGCAGGAATTATCAAACCGGGAGTGCCGGTCGTCGTCGGGATATTGCCGCCGGAGGCGATGGAGGTCGTTGAAGAGGTCGCCGCCGATTGCGGTTCCCAGATCTGGCGCTACGGCAGGGAAGTGCTTTGGGAACGAAGCGGCACCGTGGTTACTCCGGCAGGGCACTACGACGGCCTTGTGCCGGGTCTAAAGGGAGATATTCAGCGGCACAACCTTGCGCTCGCGATCGCCGCGCTCGATGCCGCAAGAGTTCGCTTAGATCCCGAGCCGGCGCGTTTGGGGGCGTCGAGGGCGTTCGCGCCCGGGCGATTCCAGGTGGTTGAGGCTCTCGGAACCACCTTCGTGTTCGACGGAGCCCACAACACCGAAGCGGCTCGCAATCTGACGGAGGTGTTCCAAAGTGACTTCTGCTTCTTCGGCGCCCGGATCGTGACTAATATGGTTCGAGGGCATGAGCTCGACGACTTCTACCGCGAGATCCTGCCAATTATCCAAACGGCCCACGTAGTGCCGATAGGGGTCCCGAGGGCTTACCCGGTCGAAGAAACTCTGTCGGCAATTCGCCAACTCGGCAAGTCTGCCCAAGGGCACGAAACGCTGGAAGAGGGCCTGAAAGCGGCTGCCCTAGAAGCCGGGCCAGACGAACTTGTACTCGTTACCGGAAGCTACTACCTCGTAGGTGAAGCCCTTCGCCTACTCCTCCCCTAG